The sequence below is a genomic window from Phoenix dactylifera cultivar Barhee BC4 chromosome 16, palm_55x_up_171113_PBpolish2nd_filt_p, whole genome shotgun sequence.
aaaagtgtggtcaacggaaaaatgaagaaatgcctcttatttggttgaagtttttaaagaagagagatgaaaaagtAGCATTCCTATGGGAATAAGATTTTCATGTTTCatgcaaaagaaaaatccacGAGGAACATGAAAAAGCTACTTTCCCACCAGTTGGAAATtgggattctttttttttccaaaactatTCTTAAGCCataaaaaatttatgaataaGATCTTtcctttattaagggtataatagatatttcatacaattttctcagaaaatagatgctcaaccaaacataagccactCTGGAATAGTCACTTTtctatggtcaaccaaatatgcccAAATCATTTTTCTAGacatcatattcctaggaatcaactttctaaaaaaaatattccgATACAGAAAAATTCATcatgcgaaccaaacgagttcTTAAGGGATGAAGAAAGCTAGCTAACCTTAATTCGATAATGGGTCATGAAAACCAGAACCTTCATAGGGCCTTGCTATTGTAATGAATTTCTCTTCAAATGTAGGAGAAAAAATCTTTAGCTAGGAATTTAGGACTATCAGAGATCATCCAAGTTGTATTAATCTTACCTTCAAACAATCATTCGTTCCTACTGCACCATATTAACCAACAACTACACAGAACTCAAAGCAATAGTTTCACGAGATCTATCATTCCCTGTGGCACAATGTATCAAGTTCTCAATAGAACTAGCAGTTATATTCAAATTGTGCTTTCCATAAGGTTCTCTGTACAATTTGGCTATAAATCTCCTTCAAGTAGACCCTATTACTTTCAATCCTTGAAAGAGTTCGAACACTCCAGAACCTTTTTATAGAAGGGGTCGTGGGGGTACACTCACAAGCTCTTTTTTATAATTAAACAAGATCGTTATCCATAGCCTTGTCCATGAGATAGGTTTCTAGCACCTTAGCTAGGTGACAATTTCATAATAAGCCCTAGGTCAGAGAGGGTCCACGAACACTAGGCTTTAAACCTTATAGTTTTGTTCTTCTTTTagaaataaaaggaggaaaTACCCGCCTTCCAAATGTATCATTCAAGACTAAAACCTAGAACTTCCTTAGAAAACGAGGGGTACATGACCACTCAACCTTTAGCTTAATAATTATGAGGCTGTGTTTGGTATCTAGCCATGCTATTCATCTGACAATGACATACATTATTAGACATTTAGCCTAATTACACATAGATTGAGTAAATTTTCATATGATGCTACAAACGTAAGCATTCAAGAATCTGCTAAGAGTAATGATATGTTCTTTGCATATATAGTTAGAAACCCACAGCATCATGGATACATGACAAAGATAAGATATGACTGACACTGTCAAATGAAAATGACAATCAAAACCTATTTGTTTGCTCATGAAAGTCCTCACTTTTTTAATTTGTTGGACTCTTCACCACTAGATGAATAAGCTTGGTGGAAATTTTTGATCAAGACatagcaacaacaacaacaataataataataataaagcaaAGCTGCTACCTCTTGTATCAACCATTACAAAATAGCaaactgaatttgaaatgaaTGTGGCCATGTCTCAAGCTCTCCCAATTCTAAATGTTTATTCTGATTCAATTTAAACAATATGCCACAATTGCaattatttaaataaaagaATTGGTATTTCACCTCATTTTGCTGGAATAATGTGGCTTAAAAACACAATAAGAGAATTTAAGCAATTCAATAATCTCAACTCTCAAGAACCTCCATCTCACTTTTCTCACTTTCTCTGACTAAAGCCAGCTAAGAGAGCCAAACAATTTGCATCAAGACAAAGAACAAAAACTCGAATAAGTTTTGTAATTCCACATGCTGTGTATTATATGGTACACTACAAAAATGAACATGTTTTTCTTCCATCAACCAAAGGCGGTCTCTAGAATTGAACATATTTAAGTACCTTCCAACAGCTCTTACTTGCCACCAAGACTGTTTTAGTGGATTAGCATCCATCATTACTAGTCTCCAGTGCATTGTTTTCTGATGTAATTTGCGAGGCCATGGATGTCAATGTGAAGTTGTCACTCAAAAATCTAGCAGCCATCTGTGCTGATTAAGATTCACAGGGTACATCCTTTGTCTTGTTACCTCTCGCCAACTTTTGAACAAACAGCTCGCCTGCTCTATAGGAAGACCGAACCTAGAATTACCAACAAAGGAGTCCAAGTTTCTTAAGCAAAAACAGGAACTTGAAAGAACGAACTGAAACTTGTTTCCATGCAGGTTACAATTGAAGATGAGAAGATCAATAGTTTTAAGAGATATAGTGCATTAAGAAATCACAGTGTAGTGAAATTATTGCATTATCCCTTTGGCAGGGTAAAAAGGGTTCACCAAAGATGATGGATGACATTGAGACCGAATCATGTCACTCAGAAGGGCAAATAATTTCAGGTGCTAAAAGCATCAAACAACTAGATGGTTACAGATGAACAACTAGTTAATGATTTTATTGTTTTGAACAGCTCACTTTAACCTTCAAAAGAGTACATCGAGATGATTACTTGTTCATTAGTTAAAAGAATGAGTCAGAGCATAAATTTTCTGACAGATATAAGGTACCCAATTtttcccttaaaaaaaaaaaggagcaagCCAACTAATATGAAGTATGAATTGGTTTACCATTGGTCCACTGGCAACATAACGGAAACCAACAGATTCCCCATAATCCTTCCAGAAAGCAAACTTCTCAGGAGTCACATATTCTTTGACAGTCAGGTGCAAGGGTGTAGGCTGCAAAAGCTCTCAGCATTTACAACAGCTAATTAAAGGAACAAAAAACTTGATTGAAATGAACTGCTTGCTTGCTATCTAACCTGCAAATACTGTCCTAAAGTCAGAATATCAACACCAATGGCCCTTAAATCAGCCATAGCTTCCTGAACCTCCTCATCTGATTCTCCAAGTCCTAGCATTATAGAGGACTTTGTAATCATCCCTTCCTTGCAAAGCTTTGCATGCTTCAGAACAGACAAGCTCTGCTCATACCTGCCCCAGAAACAATGACATAGTCAATGCTATTAGAATATCTAATCTACTATATAACACAAATTCTGGAATGGAACATTTGTGAAGCTCCTGTCTCAGCATTGCTCGTGTCATACTCTagtatatataaaagaaaggatCCATGACAAGAATCTGTTCTGATGCATTTGTTGGTTTTTTATTTTAGGTTGGGCGGGGTTGGGGGGGTGGGAAGTAGAACCTCCGGgaaaagaaactaaaaatagaaattaaatcctGGGAAAAGAACCACCGTAGCTGTCACCAGTGAGTTGACATATGGTGGGCAAAAATCGATCCCAGTAAAATCAAAGTTCCCGGGACACTTTGACCTGATCTTCCACTTTAAAGGCAATAGATCCATTCCATTCAATCTTTTACTACAACAATTAGTGCCATGTCTTCAAAATCAGAAGCCTTCTGCATGGTATGTCTTAAGAAAGATCTGCAGTTTGAATTGCAATTCCGAGAAATAAAGCATGAATTTGTAACATTTACAAGAACTCACGTCATAATCCTTAAAACTAGTCAAGAGGAAGCTGTTCAAGTCTGCAACCAAGTTCAGCCAGTCCATGTTACTTGATTAAGTGCTTTGCAGAAGATATGATAGTCTTGAAGGATGTTTTGGATGGTTTTATAGTCCTGTTATTTCCAAAAAGATAGAAAGTAGAGAAATCGAGGGAAAGCCTACATTTTAGGGAATGCAGGTAGACAAAAAGTTTCAGTGCGTCTTCTTTGAATAACTCAAACTATGAAAGGGATCGAGGCTGACACCAGTTCTTGACTTTGGTAGCAAAACCGTTGCTTGCAAATTTAGTGGACGTTAATCAAGGGAACTACTTTTTGAAACGACTACAAGATTGTTTAGACTACTAAGTTAAGAGAACTTTGCCCATGTTTGCATCATTTGCTTAAATTTCTTGTTGGACCCAATGTAGCTTTCCTGAGGTAGATTAGATGGAGGGAAATCCATAGGTAAGTAGACACATAATGGCGAGCTGCAGGAGTTGACAACAAATTTGACTTTAATTAGTTTTATGAAGAATGGAAGGGGATATGGCAGAGACAACGGTAAAAAATTTAGATTTCTCAATTATCTATCAAAAGGTTAACCACATGAGAAAAGGATGATTCATCCAAGACAATGTATAGACAAGTTAACATCTACATTAGATGAAAAATATTAGATTATTTATAGAAGACTTCAATAAAAATTAGATACTATTTCATAACAAAGCACTTTGGAAGttcaaccaaaaaaataatgattcCTAATAGTAGAAACATGAGTGCTTCTTACCCTGCTCGAGGATCTCTAACAATTCTCTGCAGGCGCCTAACAGTTTCGATGTTGTGGGCAAATACGTCTAGCCCAGAATTTACCAAAGTTGACACAGCCTCTAGATCGCCTCGAAAGTCAGAAGTTAAACATTCGACCAAAATTTCAGGCTTTAGGTTCTGCAcaataaccaactagcatttcAGTAAAATGAATTGTAGAAAACCCAGATACCTATTGGAACTTCACCTCATCATGCATCATCTGTATAGGAGGAATGCATTACGAACCTAGCAGTAactatgcaaaaaaaattaaagttatttttcttaattaagaaagaGGTACTGAGGTATGTTAATGAACCTTAATGGCTTTGACTGTCTTAGCAAAGTGGCCACTTCCACCATCAGGAAGGTCATCACGATCAACACTAGTCAATACAATATATTCCACACTGCCAAAAACACAAAGAGAAAGCAAGTTGTTGAAAATTCTATAagcaactgtttttttttttttaatgaaacttGGTCAGGTACAAATCTGGAAACTGAAACCTTGTACATCAACTTTTATTGCaccttatttttcaaaaatgtaTTAAgggggacagcactttaatcaGTTGCTATAAGATGTTCAAACACTCAAGAGACAACTTAGATTCTTAAGCACCGATTTTACATCAGCAAATTTTAAATTACTGCAAGACTATAATCTCAGCATGAAGAGAAAAGCCTACCCCCAACTTGCAATTGCCCTAGCTGTGTTTTCAGGTTCCATAGCATCTGGTGGTGGTGGGTTTCTGCTTGTTTTCACAGCACAAAATCTACATCCACGGGTGCAGGTATCCCCTAGAAGCATGATAGTTGCAGTTGCAATACCATCCCCTTCTCCtcctgctcctcctcctccattccAACACTGCACCCAAAAGAAAGCAAATCATGATGAGCCAGCTTGTCAAGCATATTATTTCTAACAGATTCCATGTAACTTTAAAAAACACATACACACATGCAAAaggagtgcattcaagaaaatACATACATGCTTGATACAAGCATTCTTCTTTATTCCACAACATTGCTACAATTAGACTCTTATAATGAAggaggaaaaggaaagaaaaacccaCCTGCTCCTTCTAGCCATGACAGAAGACCACAAAACTTTACaacatgaaacaaaaaaaaagctcaTAAAATTAAAGAAGGAAATTTCTAGTGAAGTATTTGAAAATAAACATGAAACATTACAATGGCAATAATTTTAATCAACGAAGAACAAACTATGGACCGAGAGCATATCAAAGAACAAGGCATATCTTTCATTTATCCCGTCTACTCAATACCTTCACTTCCACTTTGTTTAAGTCACTGAAATTCTAAACTTGCCGTGAATAAGAACTACTCAAGCATCTACAACAATATCTTGAAACAAGTACAAAagaagggcaaaaaaaaaaaacataactgCCCTAAATAAAAACCAAATCAAACATTTTAGCCACCACAGAAAGCTATAGaagttacaaaaagaagatgaaaACATCAATAAAGTACCATTTTTCCTGAATTAGAAAAGGCTTAAAGTCAAAAACATCTATCATATTCACCAAAGTCTAATTAAAGAACAGACATATGTTTACAGATAATAAAATAGCAGAAGCTCATAAACCTCCATTCATGACCTAATTCCAAAACTAGCAAACACAcaacaaagagagaaaaaagcgcATTTTGGggtagaaatcaatggaaaaagAACATTTGACCTCTCCAATGTTGGGGCATTGGGCTTCCACGCAAACAGTATTCAGCTTCAACTTGGAGAGAGACTCTTGAAGCTTCGCAAACTTCTCACCTTGCGGCGCCCTCTGCCGCAACCACTCCGGCTTCCTCACGCTCGGATTCCGTCCCGTGTGCAGTCCCATTCCTCCCGGATACGGGCCCCCAGGCCCCTTCGAGATCGCCGGGGACTCGAACAAATTCTTCGAAGAATCCACGGCATTAGATCGAACAATAAAGGCAGATCTGGGGGAATTCTGGGATCTCGGCTTCGGAGAACAGATTGGAATCGGCGAAACCAAGGGATTGGCGAGCGATTTCTGAAACATTATTACTGTTCGAACGATGAGAAATAGAGGATTAAAACCCTAGAATGGATCGAAGGAGAATAACGAATAGAATGACATGGACGAGGACATCGAGGCTAGAAGGGTTATCAACGATTTGAAGTTGGACTGATTGTGGGTGGTTTGGCGATTGCGATGAAACCGATGCTGATACGAGTCCTCTCAAACCTAGGTTACTCCGCCTTCACCGTCCCGGTGACGGGCAGCAGCCGAATTCGGCAAACAAGAACCCCACGATTAGAAGTTTACACGTGTGAAACGGACCGCACGTTTCGTCATGAAGCGCTCTAGGCTTGCCATGCATCCTCATGCGTTCAAGGTCGGAGGGTTATACGTGAGACCAAAACGACCACCCACCCAAAGTTTGTGCCTTTGTAGCCCAGAGTGAAAGGCTTCAAAGCATTCAGTCCCATGTAGAAGCACAGAGTAATGCTACTCGAACTAGCACACGCCGAGATTCGTTGTCTCGGTATCGAACTTCGTATCAATACTATATTAGTATAATATCAGTACAATagaaaatttttttggcataccaagCATTGGTACGTCACCTATATTGAATACCGATATCGAATCAGTACTGTACGATATATCCTATACCGTCCGATTCAGATCCGTATGGCCTACCATAGTGCATACAAACATCCCTCTTAAGTGGATATTTTGATGGATGTTGTTTAGTTGTGGTCACCACACATGGATGACTGTGATTGGCAAATATAATTGCACCTTAGATATTGCACATCATTCTCATGTGTTGCCACAAATTAGAATTTAACGTTCTCAACCTAGAGAGAGAAAGcggaaaggaggaggaaaggagaagaagaagagtgcaACCTACAATACTTATAAAAGACTTAGAAAAGGAAAATATAGAAAGATGATAATTTTAATTAGAGGAGACTATCTAAGGACTCTAATATTAGTGTCAAGAAACTTATATATAGGGCTGTAAATGagttgggtcgggtcgacccgactcgtcgacccgacccgacccaactcgaattttaggacccacgGAGCTGGGTTGGATTCTAAATTTGGACCCATTCTATTTTTCAGGTCAAGTCGGGTCCATCCAATTTTGACCCGGATCTGACCCGACATATTTTTTTGGGTCAGTTTTTTTACTATTCTATGGTGGaactttgaatataaaaatacatagattcggacccggatccgacccgacccctTTTTTTGGGGTCAGTTTCTTACTATTATATAGTGGaactttgaatataaaaatacataGACTCGGACCCGACTCGGATCTGACCCAAATGACTCGTCTGGTCAAAATTTATAGGCatggacccaacccgacccgatccgaatttCAACCAGATCGAATttaggtccaaaattaggacccaaaaaaaaaatcgggtcggatcggggtcccTCAGGACCCGATCTGATCCGACCTATTTGCAGCCCTACTTACATATGACTTATTGTCATATTTGTTGTTTAGATATACTTGCAACCTATATGAGTTGTAAGTAAAATGATTTGGccagtattaaaaaaaaaaatacgagGACATCTCTCTAAGTTTGGATCAGTTACACTTAGGTCAAAAAAGTTTAAAAAGCATCAATTAGCCACTAATTGATACttttttagtttcttttttaATAAGAAACTAAAAAAGATTTTAGAGATTGGTAAACATAATATGAATGCCTTCTTGCAAAAAATAGTAGGCCAAGCCCACACAAGGATAGAGAGGTCATCAAGCAAGACAATTAAAAGCTCTTAAGGAAAATTAGAAAGAAGAGATCACTATATTTATCTACCCAGCACTGCTCCCATATCCAATTAGCAGCATGTTTGACCTCCCAACATCCATGTATAAtaactgcttttttttttttttttgctaaaaaaatggGGGGAGGGGAGACAATATACTCATACTTTCTCCGACCCATGGTTACTCACGTGTaagtacgtcaccccagcacCAGCATACCAGCAGACCAGAAACGCTCTCACGGAGCGCGTCCAGGCggcgcgcgtttcgaacctaaACCACACTAGTAGAAACAAAGCTCTGTTTCATCTGTGCTACAACCTTGGTAGTTAATAACTGCTTTTAAACTTCTTATGATTACCAGAAAGTCCCAAGCCACTATACTGGATTATCCATGGGATTCCTTCTCTTGCATGGGCCCTTCTTCCAAGTTCAATGCTAAACCCATGCCAAATTTATTGCCTTATAATGTTGCAAGCAATCCAATGCCTTAGATCACATCCAAGACAACTTTAAACTCACCAatgcccctctctctctctctctctatcttctcAGTCCCAGCACACTCCAATCCATCAGCATAATTGCAACCAAATCCAGAAGCCATACTTCAGTTTCAACCATGAAAAGAAACTGATGGCATCTTTTCCACAAACCCATTGATCCAATGGAGTCCACCCCACCACCCAGTCTTCCAGACAAGCTTTCCTCCTATCTCAAATGCCGGGCCATCGACCCAAGAGCCGTCCATGGCCTCTTTCATAAGCTGGGCTGCCTGTGCTCCACTTTCCTCTCCAACAACCTTCTCCATGCATATGTTTCACGATCGATGATCGTCGATGCTCGCAAGCTGTTCGACGTAATGCCCCAAAGGAATGTTGTCACTTGGTCTATGATGATTTCTGGCTTTGCTCAAATAGGTAATCTCAAGGATGCCATCTTTCTGCTCAGAGAAATGCTAGGTAGCAGAATTCCGGAGAGCGAGGACGGAGATGGTCTCCTCCCAAACAAATTCACTTTTGGCAGCATTGTCACGGGTTGTGCTCGTGCTAATGACTTAGGAACAGGGGTCCAAATCCACTGTGACATAATTAAATTCGGAGTCGAGTCTGATACATTTGTGGCAGGTGCACTGATTGACATGTATTCCAAGTGCGGGAAGGTCAAAGAATCATGGAACGTCTTTGATCAGACTCCAAATAAGGATGTAGTGTCTTGGACTGCTATGATCACTTCCTTAGCCAATTGCGGGCAGCATCAATTATGGGATTATGCATTCAAGCTTTTCAAGGACATGATCTGCAGGGGGATTCAGCCAGTTGGCATGACATTTGCTAGTCTGGTCAAGACTTTCAATGAACCTATGAAGCTAAGCCAAGCAAAGCAGGCACATGGATGCATGGTGAAGCTTGGGATTGAAGTGGATGATCTTATGGGAAGTGCTCTGATTGCAATGTATGGGAGGTGTGGGGGAACGGATGAAGTTATTAGACTCTCTGACAGAATAAACCATGATGTGGTTTCACGAACTTCGCTGCTAGTGGCTTACATGCAGAATGGATTTAATGTAGAGGCAATCAATGTGTTCTGTAAGATGATAGAGGAGAAGTTTATGATGGATGTATTTGTGTTCGCAAGTGTAATTGGTGCTTGTTCAATGCTGGAGGAATTAGGAATGGGAAAAGAGATCCATTGTCATGCTCTGAGGAAAGGTTTCACATCAGATGTATCAGTTTGCAATGCTTTAATCACACTATATGGAAGATGTGGTGAAATTAGAAAGGCCCAGAGAGTGTTTCAGTTGATGGGGGATAAGGATATGATCTCTTGGTCAGCAATATTGACATGCCATAGTCAGAATGGTTATGGGGAAGAAGCCCTCCTGTTGTTTAGGCAAATGCTTCAGGAAGGACTGAGCCCACCCATCTTTTGCATCACCAGTGCCATACGGGCATGTTCTACAACAGTGAGCCTTTCGGTGGGTCAGCAGATACACTCAAGGATTGTGAAAATGGAGATTGTTGACAACCTCTCTGTGGAGAATTCTCTTATAACAATGTATGCCAAGTGTGGAAGAATTGAAGTGGCAAAAAGAGTTTTCAACTCCATGACAAATAGAGACATTGTctcttggaatgccctaatTGCAGGTTATTCACAGCATGGTTATGAGACAGAGGCTCTAGAACTGTTCAACCAAATGCAGAAAGAAGGTGTTCGACCCAATGGCTATACTTTCACTGGACTATTAGTCTCTTGCAGTCGAGTGGGCCTAATTGCTGAGGGTTGTAGGTACTTCGAACTTATGAGCTCAGAGTATGGATTGGAACCCATAATGGAGCACTATGCCTGTATGGTTGACCTATTCGGCCGTGCTGGTAGGCTTCATGATGCCATGGAGTTCATTGATGCGATGCCCTGGGAGCCAGACCAGTTGGTTTGGGAAGCCTTGCTTGCATCATGCAAGGTCCATGGAAATGTAGAGCTTGCAAACTTTGCGGCAAAAAAGATATTGCAGATGAGACCAGAAGAGCCTTCCCCTTACGTCATATTATCTTGTATTCATGCTTCCATGGGTGTGTGGGATACAAAGGCTCGCTTTCATGCTATGATGAAAGATCAAGGGCTGCAAAAGGAGCCTGGAAGAAGTTGGATTGAAGCCCAGGAGTATTCAGAAGATATATTTAACATGTTGCAAGTTggaggattttgatgaataaagaAACATTTAGGTATATACACCAAAGAGAAGATCACATTGCACAGGGACAGACAGCAAAACCATTATGACATTTACTGGGGCAAAGAGTTAACTAAGAAGTTGGGTTGAAGCCCAGGAGTGTTCAGAAGATGTATTTGATATGTTGCAAGCTGGAGGAATTTGAtgaaaaaagaaacatttaggTATAGACACCAAAGAGAAGATCACATTGAATGGGGACAGAGAGCAAAACCATTATGACATTGAACAGGAACAAGAAGTTTGTGTTCTCCATTCTCCGACAAAGGGAAATGTGCCACTGGCAGTTGCCTCACTCGCACTAGAAGATGATCATAGATCACAATCATGCAGATGATCTTGTGCGGTGCGGTATGCAACTATGCAAGATATTAGGTGATCTTAGGTAGCACAATACTACCAAACTGCTGGAGAACTGTTTACAGAGGTGGAGGATTGAGAAACTGAAATCAGTTTCATCATCGAATTAAATGTCTCTATACCAAGACCCTCCTTAACCAGCATCATTCAGAATGTAGATTATAAAGAATTACTTTGGAAAAGATTAGCCTGATAATGTTCTGGACATTCTAGCCTTAGGTAAGGAGCTGACGAGAAAAACGGGTCTCCACGTCTTTTGGTACCCTTTTTATGTCTGAAGAGGCAACAGATTGGTGATAGAAATAACATTGTACAAGGTTACTCTTCCTGTATCGAAAATTTTTGATCCCTTGGTCTCAATGCTAGAAAAATGGATTGGTAATGAAATTTCAAGGTAGAGGACTGCTTTCATTGTACTGCAATA
It includes:
- the LOC103709819 gene encoding lipoyl synthase 1, chloroplastic isoform X2, which codes for MFQKSLANPLVSPIPICSPKPRSQNSPRSAFIVRSNAVDSSKNLFESPAISKGPGGPYPGGMGLHTGRNPSVRKPEWLRQRAPQGEKFAKLQESLSKLKLNTVCVEAQCPNIGECWNGGGGAGGEGDGIATATIMLLGDTCTRGCRFCAVKTSRNPPPPDAMEPENTARAIASWGVEYIVLTSVDRDDLPDGGSGHFAKTVKAIKNLKPEILVECLTSDFRGDLEAVSTLVNSGLDVFAHNIETVRRLQRIVRDPRAGYEQSLSVLKHAKLCKEGMITKSSIMLGLGESDEEVQEAMADLRAIGVDILTLGQYLQPTPLHLTVKEYVTPEKFAFWKDYGESVGFRYVASGPMSRRAVCSKVGER
- the LOC103709851 gene encoding pentatricopeptide repeat-containing protein At3g53360, mitochondrial-like codes for the protein MESTPPPSLPDKLSSYLKCRAIDPRAVHGLFHKLGCLCSTFLSNNLLHAYVSRSMIVDARKLFDVMPQRNVVTWSMMISGFAQIGNLKDAIFLLREMLGSRIPESEDGDGLLPNKFTFGSIVTGCARANDLGTGVQIHCDIIKFGVESDTFVAGALIDMYSKCGKVKESWNVFDQTPNKDVVSWTAMITSLANCGQHQLWDYAFKLFKDMICRGIQPVGMTFASLVKTFNEPMKLSQAKQAHGCMVKLGIEVDDLMGSALIAMYGRCGGTDEVIRLSDRINHDVVSRTSLLVAYMQNGFNVEAINVFCKMIEEKFMMDVFVFASVIGACSMLEELGMGKEIHCHALRKGFTSDVSVCNALITLYGRCGEIRKAQRVFQLMGDKDMISWSAILTCHSQNGYGEEALLLFRQMLQEGLSPPIFCITSAIRACSTTVSLSVGQQIHSRIVKMEIVDNLSVENSLITMYAKCGRIEVAKRVFNSMTNRDIVSWNALIAGYSQHGYETEALELFNQMQKEGVRPNGYTFTGLLVSCSRVGLIAEGCRYFELMSSEYGLEPIMEHYACMVDLFGRAGRLHDAMEFIDAMPWEPDQLVWEALLASCKVHGNVELANFAAKKILQMRPEEPSPYVILSCIHASMGVWDTKARFHAMMKDQGLQKEPGRSWIEAQEYSEDIFNMLQVGGF
- the LOC103709819 gene encoding lipoyl synthase 1, chloroplastic isoform X1, yielding MFQKSLANPLVSPIPICSPKPRSQNSPRSAFIVRSNAVDSSKNLFESPAISKGPGGPYPGGMGLHTGRNPSVRKPEWLRQRAPQGEKFAKLQESLSKLKLNTVCVEAQCPNIGECWNGGGGAGGEGDGIATATIMLLGDTCTRGCRFCAVKTSRNPPPPDAMEPENTARAIASWGVEYIVLTSVDRDDLPDGGSGHFAKTVKAIKNLKPEILVECLTSDFRGDLEAVSTLVNSGLDVFAHNIETVRRLQRIVRDPRAGYEQSLSVLKHAKLCKEGMITKSSIMLGLGESDEEVQEAMADLRAIGVDILTLGQYLQPTPLHLTVKEYVTPEKFAFWKDYGESVGFRYVASGPMVRSSYRAGELFVQKLARGNKTKDVPCES